Genomic window (Salvelinus alpinus chromosome 26, SLU_Salpinus.1, whole genome shotgun sequence):
CAGAGTGGTCTCCTTGCCGTCCCACTTTTGCACGTGAACCATCTTACCTCCGTCTACCGTTATTAGGgactagagagagcgagaggtatgTTATGAACACACACGTCACATACTATTGACTGGGGGAAACTGGAGAGAGGCGATAAGAAGATACAATCTACTGCTAATTAAGTGAGTTTGAGACTGTGGTGAACATGTGTGTAATTGCAGATAAAGAATGGATATGACTGCACTTTAAACAAAGTTAGCCTGCACTATGTGACATGTGTGGCCACCTATCGAGAGTTGACTTGAGgttactagacacacacacacaaacaaaagtaactattcCTCAACAAtaagacattgtgtgtgtgtctgttctctTTTTCACTCAGATCATGCttagtagcctctctctctctctgagattcATGTAGCAGCTGTCTCCGGTCACAAAGCTACAACGCATCATCCTTGACCTTTGACCCCTCAACCCACCCAACATTTCAAGGCCTCtggctctgtttgtctgtttgaaaTCATTTGCTCTTCTACTGAACCCTGCATGTCATGGCGGATACAACCATTACCTGTAATCCAGCATACttaacctctagtccctgacctcccACCCCATTATAAGGATACACACTCATGACAACTCTTACAATGTATTATAACggcatcataatgcattatagcTGTAGTCTAACGTGTTAGCCATAAAAATGACTGTAAAGTGTTATCATTAAAAACACACAGTTACAACACCCACCATAAAGTATGACTAATCATCAGCTAGACATCTAGGACTTAAATCAGTATCTAAGCACTCCTGACTCCCTGGACCCGTACTCACAAAGTGTCTCAGCatcctgatctaggatcagatccatCCTGTCCATATAGTCTTActaattatgatctaaaaggctaaactgatcctatatcagcactcTTAACCCTGACCTCTTACCTTGACTTTCCTGTCGTCGGCGGTGGTCTCGTCGAACTCCTCTCCTAGTTTGAAGGAGATCTCGGTGTTCTTGAAAGTGCTCTGTGTCTTCAGAGTGACTGTGTCTCCAGCTACCTCGATGATGGTGGTGGGCTTGGTCATACCGCCAACCTGGCGTGTTGCAAAGCCCACACCTGTCAATCAAAAACACATCACAAGTTAACACTTCAGATTCCATCTAGATAAGAACATTATAGCCTACTATCTCATATCACATCTTGATTAGAaagactactactgctgctgccaaTACAGCCCCACCCTTACTGTAGACATTCCTTTCTGAAGAAAAAGGCAATGCACGCACCCATGCACGAAAACTCTTTTGGGTTAATGATGTGTGACTGACTGTTTTCAAGCCCATAAAAACTCCTTGTGACTATAGGTCCAAAATAAAAAGGTACATACGAAGGGAAGTCTTTACACCAGACAGTGCACTGCATCACTTATTGATCTGTTCTGTTTGTGGAAACTGACTGCTGATTGGACTGATCTAACGGAATCTAATTCCCACTCTTATCTCTATTTCCTGTGTTCTTTAAACATTCAGCAAAAGTCATCAGACCCAGCTGTGTGTGATCTGTTCTAGAGTACTTTCCTTCTCCCCTGAACTGAAGTAATGTTTCTGTAGCAGCTGAGTTGATCTCCCAAGGCAAACAGTGACACAGTCACACAATCCATACAACAAACAGCTAGTTTGTGGCACCTGCCTTAGTGATCCGGAGAGTTGGTTGGGGGTCAAGTACTATGGTGACGAGCAGAGGGGTCGAAGCTAATAACCCCAGGGGTCAACGAacgggtcacacacacacactatgttaaTATTCAACCCCTCCTCACAACCTAGCCTCAAAAAAGGACCACTCGTTCAGAGAATTTCAccccctatgtgtgtgtgtacacagctCAGACTATGAGTTTCTCATAGTAGGGGCATTCCCCCCCGCCCCCCTTCAAacggagagagcgagggagagagcgagagagacggcagcaagatgtgtgacctgttaccacaagaaaagggcaaccagtgaagaacaaacaccgttgtaaatacaacctatttaTGTTTACttattttccattttttatttcactattTGCACagcgttacaacactgtatatatacataatatgacatttgaaatatctctattcctttggaactttttgaatgtaatatttactgtttcATTTTTAGTttatttaactttagtttattatctatttcagttgctttggcaatgtaaacatgtttccaatgtcaataaagccctttgaattaaaTTGAGTCTCCCCCTCACCCCCCCTACCACTAGGTTGGTGGGgggtgtatcacaaccggccgtgattgggagtcccatagggcggcgcacaatttgcacagcgtcgtccgggtttggctggtgtaggccgtcattataaataagaactgacttgcctagttaaataaagttgttttttttaaagtataaaaaaatacaaataataattacCACTATCTCCATGTGGTGAACCACCGTctttctttatctccctctctggCTCTGTTCCTACTTCTCTATCTTTCATCCaacctccctcactctctccctcctgatatccctcactctctccctcctgatatccctcactctctccctcctgatatccctcactctctccctcctgatatccctcactctctccctcctgatatccctcactctctccctcctgatatccctcactctctccctcctgatatccctcactctctccctcctgatatccctcactctctccctcctgatatccctcactctctccctcctgatATCCCTCCTgatatccctcactctctccctcctgatatccctcactctctccctcctgatatccctcactctctccctcctgatatccctctctccttctgtccctttccctctcttcgtTCTCTATTTGTGTGTGTCCAACACACACCCTGTTTTCCCATGCTTAGCATTAACGGCTGCATTATCCGTTTAAACACGCATGCTCtgctacttacacacacacacacatgcgagcgcccacacaccagtggaggctgctaaggggaggaCTGTTCATCATAATGGCTGTAATGGAATGTGGAAACCatgtggaaaccatgtgtttgattccaCACCATTCCGgcaattattatgagccgtcctcccctcagcagcctccactgtcacACACATATATGAGGgcgcacacaaatacacacacctgcatgtgtgtgtatttttgggCGTATATGTGTATTTGTGAGCTCATGTGTGCCACACACTCAtgttcacaaacacacatcagtacaaaaacacacatgtgggtgcacacaagcacacaccttTAAGTATTCATGAACACTCACACCCTTCTCACAAGTGCACACATGCACCCACAGGGAGGCACAGGGACCCTATCCTTTAGCATTACCGTTACACTACAAACGCACACGCTGCTCACCCAGAGCCTTCATGTATTCGTCAAAGTTCTTGCTGTCCTTCAGGTTCCATGTGCCTGCGAATGCCTCAGCCATGTTGTTAGCAGTGGTgtggaggaatgagagagagagcagaaacagaatgagtgagtgagtgagagagagggacagagagactgctaTGCTGCAATCCTACTGGTCGGTTTTATACCGGCTGTTCGTGATGTCATCACTCTGagcggggagaggagggaggggggagggagaggaggtgagaggagacaaagacagatagacagacatgaGGGGCAGGGGGATATTAAGGAGTCCAGCAGGAAGAAtaaaagacagtcaaaaaaagaggagaggagtgggggaggggagggtagaAGAACATGTTGCtccagtcagaaagagagagaacgagggggggaaagagggaggaagcgagagagggagggggcgATGATTGATTTGGTGTGAAGGTCAGGGGGAACAACATGGacattttctctctttctatttctctcctgttttctacctctttctctctcccccgtctgaCCACCCTCTGGTCAACGACCTCACTCTAATTATTCACTCAACAGATAAAGAGACAAAGATAGAGaaagagtgtgtatgtgtatgtgtgcgtgcacacgggtgtgtgtgtgtgtggttaccaGCAACAGAGTGACACACTGACCAGGAGTCAGGACTTACCTCCCTAACTCTGTAATGTTAATGACTCTGTAAGGATATACAGTGGattacagttgatatacagtggatTACAGTTGATATACCGTGGATGTACAAATGTACAGTATCAGTTTAAATATATCTAAATGCAGAGAGGTGGGGGTTCCTGGGATGGCAGAGGGGTAGAGGATATAGCAGCCTGGAGAGgaatgggggagggagaggtgggaggtAGATGGCTGAGAGTGGAAGTGGCAAGGGGGGGTAGGTCCTGGTGATTTATGGGCCTTTGTGAGTCAAACTGGTTTAGTTTATTCAGCAGTGAGGGGTTGTCTGCTGCCCGGGGGGCTTTTGGTTTGTAGTTGGCAGTGGTGAAAAaatacccaattttcatacttgagtaaaagtaaagataccttaatagaaaatgactcaagtgagtcacccagtaaaatactacttaagtaagtcaaaaagtatttggttaattatacttaagtatcaaaagtaaaagtaaaggtATAAATCATTTTTTATTCCTTATGTAAAGCAAATCAGACAGTGTCATTTtctttatttacggatagccaggggcatgctccaacactcagacataatttacaaacgaagcatgtgtttagtgagtctgccagatcagaggcagtagggatgtgcggaccgtcgccggaggttccggactgcggaccgtcgccgaaagctctggactggggaccgtcgccgaaagctctggactggggaccgtcgccgaaAGCTCTGGCCTGGGGACCGTCGCcgaaagctctggactggggaccgtcgccggaggttccggactgcggaccaTCGCcgaaagctctggactggggaccgtcgccgaaagctctggactggggaccgtcgccgaaagctctggactggggaccgtcgccaaaagctctggactgggaaccgtcgccgaaagctctggactgggaaccgtcgccgaaagctctggactggggaccgtcgccgaaagctctggactggggaccgtcgccgaaagctctggactggggaccgtcgccgaaagctctggactggggaccgtcgccgaaagctctggactggggaccgtcgccgaaagctctggactggggaccgtcgccgaaagctctggactggggaccgtcgccgaaagttctggactgtggaggcgcactggaggcctgatgcgtgggaccggtaccggTGGccccgggctgatgacacgcacctcagggcgagtgcggggaggaggcacaggacgtactggactgtggaggtgcactggaggcctgatgcgcgggaccggtacaggtggcaccgggctgatgacacgcacctcagggcgagtgcagggaggaggcacaggacatactggactgtggagacgcactggagatctggagcgtagagctggcacaacccgtcctggctggatgctcactttagcccggcaagtgcggggcgctggcacaggacacactgggctgtgaaggcgcactggagacacggtgcgtagaaccgcataacatggtgcctgaaCGGTGACACACACCCCAGGGCGAGTGCGCGGAGGAGACACAGGATGCACCGGACTGGGGAGGTGCACCGCAGGCCAGATGCGTGAAACCGGTGCACATGACACTGGACTGGTGTCACGCTCctcagcacgcccgctctgcagcgctctcaacgccag
Coding sequences:
- the fabp3 gene encoding fatty acid-binding protein, heart, translating into MAEAFAGTWNLKDSKNFDEYMKALGVGFATRQVGGMTKPTTIIEVAGDTVTLKTQSTFKNTEISFKLGEEFDETTADDRKVKSLITVDGGKMVHVQKWDGKETTLVREVSGNALELTLTLGDVVSTRSYVKAE